From a region of the Latilactobacillus sakei genome:
- the lepB gene encoding signal peptidase I: protein MKKQLILGGVSLAVVISLVLSLAQFFEIASVDGQSMKPTFRNNEMVVVMKNPTRLKRGDVIALNVPSMADKTFIKRIIGLPGDTVYASGGVLYINDKPIERFDKQGPTPKFSLLTSTGQSIVPDKKLFVLGDNRQKSTDSRTFGFVDYDDIIGKVRL, encoded by the coding sequence CTGAAGAAGCAATTGATTTTAGGCGGCGTAAGTCTCGCAGTTGTCATTTCGTTAGTATTATCACTCGCGCAATTTTTCGAAATTGCGAGCGTCGATGGGCAATCAATGAAGCCCACCTTTCGCAATAACGAAATGGTAGTCGTGATGAAGAACCCGACACGCTTAAAACGCGGTGATGTAATTGCCTTAAACGTTCCTAGTATGGCCGATAAAACGTTTATTAAACGGATTATCGGCTTACCGGGGGATACGGTTTATGCCAGCGGTGGAGTTTTATACATTAACGATAAACCCATTGAGCGTTTTGACAAACAAGGGCCAACACCAAAGTTCAGCCTCTTAACAAGCACGGGACAAAGCATTGTGCCGGATAAAAAGTTGTTTGTCTTAGGCGATAATCGCCAAAAATCAACCGACAGTCGAACCTTTGGATTCGTGGATTATGACGATATTATCGGGAAAGTCAGATTATAG